The Calliphora vicina chromosome 3, idCalVici1.1, whole genome shotgun sequence genome contains a region encoding:
- the LOC135955019 gene encoding uncharacterized protein LOC135955019: MQNKMNINHNNQLKQTRVRLKPIKKWTVAEEKALIEFLLNNRDVEKPTSQLFYRRFCKESNLNIQWKTVRSKVKNMRYSFYRARDFESETNGVLDNEDTKSMVLKKCGYYHELEQIFGHHVIQLPVKDECFQSEPNNTFDSITIESDNTTDKSDDDNFPTTSKIPEPEMLVIKPNLINLNHCPMNDSEFSIKCEEMGVDVKELRIKDKLKVMELLIKEKRIQLKEKELSSKENIKIHQLNSREKLKILEMEMKERLTMEELKLKYK, translated from the exons atgcaaaataaaatgaatataaaCCATAACAATCAG TTAAAACAAACTCGCGTTAGACTCAAACCTATTAAAAAATGGACAGTGGCAGAAGAAAAGGCACTCATAgagtttttattaaacaatcgtGATGTGGAG AAGCCAACTTCTCAGTTATTTTATCGGCGTTTTTGCAAGGAAAGCAATTTGAACATTCAATGGAAGACGGTGCGTTCTAAAGTAAAAAACATGAGGTATAGCTTCTATAGAGCTAGGGATTTTGAAAGTGAGACAAATGGGGTACTGGATAATGAAGATACTAAAA GTATGGTGTTAAAAAAGTGCGGCTATTACCATGAACTAGAGCAAATTTTTGGCCACCATGTAATACAACTTCCCGTCAAAGACGAATGCTTTCAGTCTGAGCCCAACAATACGTTTGACTCAATAACAATTGAGAGCGATAATACAACAGATAAATCTGATGATGATAATTTTCCCACTACTAGCAAAATACCTGAGCCTGAAATGCTTGTAATTAAGCcgaatttgattaatttaaatcaCTGTCCTATGAATGACTCTGAATTCAGCATAAAATGTGAAGAAATGGGTGTTGATGTGAAAGAGTTACGCATAAAAGACAAACTAAAAGTGATGGAATtgttaataaaagaaaagaGAATCCAATTGAAAGAAAAAGAATTGAGCagcaaagaaaatataaaaatacatcaATTAAATAgcagagaaaaattaaaaatactagaAATGGAAATGAAGGAGAGGCTGACTATGGAGGAACTTAAgcttaaatataaatga